A single window of Arcobacter venerupis DNA harbors:
- a CDS encoding phytoene desaturase family protein translates to MKNIDIAIVGSGIGGSLIAALNKNKDIVVFEKDHNLGGCASTFKRFGHFFNTGATTFVGYEDGHIIKNIFDKVGLKPDILQSKIAIRNIQGNKKVDRIQNFEEFLSQLNSVYYHKNNRAFWTKIKEIDEKFWKLKHIYFAKYSLKAFFKSSIFVAELLKEFKTDLLISAQKFINDTLPNISDEYRAFIDSQLLITLQTTSKNATLLSMSLGLAYPFHKVFYVNGGMGKLIEDLLKDVKVNKNEQVISVIKKEKQYLLKTTKDEYLCNKVVLNSTIFDSSKLFIDENIKSYFQGFKFGDQSAFVVYVKLDIKKEFLHHYQIVLKENIPNCISNSFFVSFSDVNDEKMSKNGLSLTISTHSKAIFWEALTKEEYEEKKEQTKEFIIQEFLKYFDTIKKENITSNFAATSKTFYSFINRTNCGGKPINIKSAFSLPSCNTPFEGLYNVGDTVFAGQGWPGIAVGVDVLNKELNKI, encoded by the coding sequence ATGAAAAATATTGATATTGCAATTGTAGGTTCTGGAATTGGTGGAAGTTTGATTGCTGCACTAAATAAAAACAAAGATATTGTTGTTTTTGAAAAAGACCATAATCTTGGAGGTTGTGCTTCAACTTTTAAAAGATTTGGACACTTTTTTAACACAGGTGCTACAACTTTTGTAGGATATGAGGATGGTCATATTATTAAAAATATTTTTGATAAAGTTGGTTTAAAGCCTGATATTTTACAAAGTAAAATTGCCATTAGAAATATCCAAGGAAATAAAAAAGTAGATAGAATTCAAAATTTTGAAGAGTTTTTAAGCCAATTAAATAGTGTTTATTATCACAAAAATAATAGAGCTTTTTGGACAAAAATAAAAGAGATTGATGAAAAGTTTTGGAAATTAAAACATATCTATTTTGCAAAATATTCTTTAAAAGCTTTTTTTAAATCTTCAATTTTTGTAGCTGAACTTTTAAAAGAGTTTAAAACAGATTTATTAATTAGTGCTCAAAAATTTATAAATGATACTTTGCCAAATATTAGTGATGAATATAGAGCTTTTATTGATTCACAGCTTTTAATCACACTTCAAACAACATCGAAAAATGCCACACTATTATCAATGAGTTTAGGATTAGCATATCCATTTCATAAGGTTTTTTATGTAAATGGTGGAATGGGAAAACTAATTGAAGATTTATTAAAAGATGTAAAAGTAAATAAAAATGAACAAGTAATTTCTGTTATAAAAAAAGAGAAACAATATCTTTTAAAAACCACAAAAGATGAATATTTATGTAATAAAGTAGTTTTAAACTCAACTATTTTTGATAGCTCAAAACTCTTTATAGATGAAAATATAAAATCATATTTTCAAGGTTTTAAATTTGGTGACCAAAGTGCTTTTGTTGTTTATGTGAAATTAGATATAAAAAAAGAATTTTTACACCACTATCAAATAGTTTTAAAAGAAAATATTCCAAACTGCATATCAAACTCTTTTTTTGTCTCTTTTAGTGATGTAAATGATGAAAAAATGTCAAAAAATGGACTAAGTCTCACAATATCAACCCACTCAAAAGCAATTTTCTGGGAAGCTTTAACAAAAGAGGAGTATGAAGAAAAAAAAGAGCAAACAAAAGAGTTTATTATTCAAGAGTTTTTGAAATATTTTGACACTATAAAAAAAGAAAATATCACATCAAATTTTGCAGCAACTTCAAAAACTTTTTACTCTTTTATAAATAGAACAAATTGTGGTGGAAAACCAATAAATATAAAATCAGCCTTTAGTTTGCCGAGTTGTAACACACCATTTGAGGGTTTATACAATGTTGGAGATACAGTTTTTGCAGGGCAAGGCTGGCCTGGGATTGCTGTTGGAGTTGATGTTTTAAATAAGGAATTAAATAAAATATAA